TTTTATGAGTGAGAATCTACGACCGCTACTTTTCGGTGTATATTGAATAAACACTCGAACTAACGCAATAGTCTGCAAACTATGTTACCCAAGTAAACCACACAAGGTAAGCCAAGTTTGACAAGCCCGTTCAAGAAGGTATTGATAAAGAAAATCGAACTCCGAACTATTAATCAAATGCTCACATAATCAACTTGAACATCATTTTGAAgctataaaataatattttacatgtaTAGTTATCTCACTGTTCGTGCTTCTTTTTAATATCATGCTTATTACTATAGTATAGAGtctttttaaaatatgtatatatataattattttcaatgtttgaaaatttttacTAATCATACCAACTCaattgtgtaaaatcatattgtaaaaattaatcaaattatGATTAACTATAgtatatatatgaatataatAAAATGAGGTGTATTAAGTAGAAAAACTTTGTATTGATCTTACTATTCACAATCAGTGTTAGGATCAATGGTGAACCCAAGAGAGACGCCGCAGAATCCGGGCAAGGTAGATATGGCAGTGGCGTTAGGGCTGTAATTACTTATCAGTTCCATCACGCACCGGCAGACGGTGCGGATATTATCGCCGGAATTTGCCAGATTGTTCAGGCTGGTCATGGCCACGCAGCATGGAGAACCCGGAATCGGGTTCGGGGAACCATATGTCACGAAGCTCGAGCAGGCAGAGACAAGCGATGTCACGGTTGTGCAGTCGGCAGCGAATACTACCCGAAACCGAAAGAGCACAATGGCCACCACAACGATCATGCGAGCTGCGGCAGTGACTGAACTGATTCGCATCATTTTGTTATATCGATCGAacatcatttaattaatctgttattttagtaaattaaattaaattgaatGAGGAAGAAATCTTTGTTATATAGTGCACTGCAAAAGTAGGTGGGCAAGGTTTGGTGCAAAATGCGTAGCGTGGGCTAATTCCATTTGAACGAGGAGTAtgtttcttgtgagacagtctcacgaatttttatctataaGATGGgttaatcctaccgatattcacaataaaaagtaatacttttttgcataaaaaataatatttttttattgatgatccaaataagatatctatctcacaaaatatgacatgtcagaccgtctcacataagtttttgcgtTAAATAGGATGATATTATCATATGTGAGTTGAGAACGCTACGTGCAAGCTACAGTTCATGATCCATTCAAACTATATggtaatttattatataaattgtaaaaaaaattcaaaaattgaaaGTTTTAGTtcgatttataaaaattatataatcaaCCCAGATTGATAAATGCCATTTAGATACGATATAGATTTGGTCAAATCCTCACaaatcatatataaatatatttttattcaatatcGATATTCACTATCTAATCTTTAAATTATGTATCTTCGTATACAACTTGGTCAATATCTAGGACCCTTTTGTTAAAAATAACATCTGATCTCGaatttgatattaaaataaatcaaaacttaTGAGGGCAAGCTTgagtaaatttaaaataaaatttttgagcTTACAAGTCGCTATAGCGAATATACTTCAGGTCCACATCATGTAAATTTGGTTAATGAGACACTAACATAAAgaactaatatttttattagatGATTCAAATAATAAATCTGTCTAACAatatacgatccgtgagaccgtctcacacaatttttgaTATGGACCACAATGTTTGGTACCATGAACTAAACCAGTCAAATCGACTACTTCCGCTCACGGTCATGATGTTTAATGAGATGTAGATTTcttatcgtattatcgtaaattgTATTTATAACTTAAAAcaaggtaaaaatttgtgtgagacgatctcacgagtcatattctgtgaaacatatctcttatttgagtcatccatgaaaaaatattactttttatattaataatattactttttattgtgaatatcggtaggattaacTCGTcgcacagataaaaattcgttaaATCGTCTCCCAAAAAACCTATTGCGGGGGGGTGAGGGGGGGGAAAAGAtgaattattagtattagatatacACCCGATATAGGTTCAAGTGAGTCAACTCTACGAGATTGGGTGGCTAGTATTCTCTTTCCTAATGtttatttgaattttctttaaaaaggaATGAACTCGCACGCTGGACCAATAATTGACGTAGCTAGCAAAAGAAGGTTCTACATAAATAGGCCTAACAAAGAATATAATGTAACAcgattaaaattaatataaaaaatattaaaattaatataaaaaagaaGGTTGAAGAAAAGATTAATCTGGTTATTATCATCTATGCTAATCCCCACCACACCGTTGGTAAACAAGATATCAACGGCATACCTTTCTCGAGTTGCTCCTCTTAAGACAAGGTGACGTCTGATCGGGACCGCTGTTTCCCCGATCTAACGGCTCGGATTTAATGTCCCTCCCCGGCTGCTGGAGCCGCAAATCCACGCCATGTGTGGGCGGACCATTTTCGCCTTCGCGCCCGCGTTTCTGACCGATTGGCACTCCGAATAATCTAGAGCTTAGTTCCTCCGCCGCGGATTTCATGTCATTCACGGCTTCTCTGTCGTTTGATGGCTCCACAACAGCGGTGGTGTCAGTTTCTGTGCAGAATCCAGTCATTGGGAGTAGATCCAATGGTTTCACCGGATTGTCTTCCCAGCTTAATCGGCGACGATGATGCTCTTGGCGGCCGTTGCTACTGTTACTGCTTTTGTTGCTCGAAAAATTCGACATTAAGTTGCAGATACTGTGGCACATGTTCTTCATTTGGCATATCTCTTTGTTGAGGTGAACGTTTTGCTTTCTCAATCTCTCGTTTTCGCCAATCAGCTCCAGCGTTGTTGCTGTCGAGTTCGCGAACGAGGGAGGGGGAATCAGAAGAGGTAAGAACCTGTTCATCGCCGGAGTCCGACCAAGACACCTCCGGTGGAGTTACAACTGATGTGGGTAGCAAGGCAATCGCAGGTGACGAGGCCGTCGCCGCCGTGACCGGTGACGGAGTCGCGATTTTCCGTCGCTGTATATCGCTCAGGAGGTTCTTCTCGCCTCTTCGGAAGCAATCGTTGGAGAACTCCCACCGATCAGGTACTAACTTCCTAAATCCCTACATTTCCACCAAAAACAACTCAACAAATCGccaaaaaaaaacacaaaattctACACCATTCAACCTCACGTACGTATGTGTTGAGCTGACGAACGAAACTGGAGAAATTGTTGTGCTTGAAGTACTTGGGAAGCAAATCCCTCGAGAATTCCGTCTGATTCCACACGACGAAACCAGATCCGTCTTCGTTCCACGAGATGACGTCATCGACGGCGTGATCGTCGACCAGATGATACGTCTTAATCAAGAACGGCGTAGGAAGCGATCTCGCCGTCAATTCACACCCTCCCCGCCGAGCCATGCAACTCCGCTTGACCTTCTTCACAATTCAAccaaaaaaacaagaaaaatgaaaaaaaaaaacgaaaaatcCGATCAGAATCGCGTAGAAAATCAATTAAACTCACCAAAAATTCGGAGGCAGACCTAGCGCGGCGAAAGATCGGAGCAAGCCTGTAAGTCCTAGAAAGTTCTACCACCACGGTGAGATGGGAAGAAGGACGTTGATTGGGGAAAGAACGAGAAGTTTCGAGGTACGGGCCTTTATGTTATCATGAATTTTTTTACAAAGGAGTTTGTAGAAACTTaaattcttaattaattttatctcttattttttaaaatataaacttTAACACGACAcaacaaatatattaaataattataatttatgtatGATACTCAGTACAACTCATCATATAatcttatttaaattttcaatttgtttcCAATATGATTCAAATTAAACGTAAAACATCCGGCCTGAATTAAAGTAACAAAATACAGACTCAAAAGATCACCAATATGTATTGATGTTTTCAATCGAAAAATTTGAGTTCACAAATAATATTGTCGATAATACCTCCAAATTCAGTCAAATCTACGTTTATTGACTTCATAACTTATATCGATATTTTCAATCAAAAATTTGGGTTTACAGATAATATTGTCGATAATATCTCCAAATTCAGTCAAATTTACGTTTATTGACATTATAACTTGAAAGACTAATTGTATGTCTTTCTCAAAAACAACTATGAAATCTATTTTGCGTATCCATGAAACTTGTAACTACTCGttatttgatatcagagtcttttcataaaaaaaaactgTTACCACAATGATAActgttttatgttttaaaaaatctGGCTAACGTTAGTCAAAGTTGTGGTCTGAGTGAATACCCTTGAAATTTGGTAGTCTTActcttatttatttaatttttaaaaaataaatattttgttagacgatctcacaaatctttatatgtgagacgagtcaaccttacataaaaagtaatattttttcatggataatccaaataagagatctgtctcacaaaatacgatcagtgagaccgtttcacacaagtttttgtcactTTTTAAAAGAGTATGTCTTttgttagacggtctcacgaatatttatctgtgaaacgggtcagtcctaccgatattcacaataaaaagtaatactcttagcttaaaaagtaatattttttcatgatgactcaaataagagatccgtctcacaaaatacgacccatgagatcatctcacacaagtttttatcattttaaaaatattatccaCCATTTCTCAGAAATAAACACGCTAGTTCTCGTTTGTTGTCATAGAAAATTTTCACTAcatttgtttatttattattttttagcaAATATTTAGTTAAGTTAATTTAGAAATTACGAGAAAAGTTCATCCCCGACCATTCttgtaacaattt
This sequence is a window from Primulina tabacum isolate GXHZ01 chromosome 17, ASM2559414v2, whole genome shotgun sequence. Protein-coding genes within it:
- the LOC142531938 gene encoding putative non-specific lipid-transfer protein 14: MMFDRYNKMMRISSVTAAARMIVVVAIVLFRFRVVFAADCTTVTSLVSACSSFVTYGSPNPIPGSPCCVAMTSLNNLANSGDNIRTVCRCVMELISNYSPNATAISTLPGFCGVSLGFTIDPNTDCEYIDQYSKLKGG